A region of uncultured Desulfobacter sp. DNA encodes the following proteins:
- a CDS encoding ABC transporter ATP-binding protein: protein MEKRHKILEIENLQTYYGDSHVIQGLSMHVYAQEAVSIIGRNGAGKTTTLRSIMGLTPPRSGKILIDGRQTTRWQPHKVSRLGVAYVPAERHIFPGLSVEENLRLAARPGSGENAWTFEKVYEHFPVLADRSHQDGATMSGGQQQMLAIGRALISNPRIIIMDEPSQGLSPILVQTITDVVLKFCVQSGITLLIVEQNYQMALKVASRHYLMDTRGEIVNNLTTRELEDNPEIVQSHLSV, encoded by the coding sequence TTGGAAAAGCGGCATAAGATCCTTGAAATCGAAAACCTGCAGACCTATTACGGCGACAGCCACGTTATCCAGGGGCTTTCCATGCACGTGTACGCCCAGGAAGCCGTTTCAATTATCGGGCGTAACGGGGCTGGGAAAACCACAACCTTAAGATCCATTATGGGGCTGACCCCGCCCCGGTCCGGCAAAATCTTGATTGACGGCCGGCAAACCACCCGGTGGCAGCCCCACAAAGTTTCCCGGCTGGGTGTGGCCTATGTGCCTGCGGAACGCCACATTTTTCCGGGCTTGAGTGTTGAGGAAAATCTGCGCCTGGCAGCCAGGCCTGGCAGCGGTGAAAATGCCTGGACATTTGAAAAAGTATACGAACATTTTCCGGTGCTGGCCGACAGATCCCATCAGGACGGCGCCACCATGAGCGGTGGTCAGCAGCAGATGCTGGCCATTGGCAGGGCCCTGATCAGTAATCCCCGGATCATTATCATGGACGAACCCTCACAGGGTCTGTCACCGATCCTGGTCCAGACCATTACGGATGTGGTTTTAAAATTTTGCGTCCAATCGGGCATCACCCTTTTGATTGTCGAACAAAACTACCAAATGGCACTCAAGGTCGCAAGCCGCCACTATCTCATGGACACACGGGGGGAAATTGTCAATAATCTGACCACCCGGGAGCTTGAGGATAATCCTGAAATCGTTCAATCCCATTTATCTGTTTAA